A single window of Candidatus Neomarinimicrobiota bacterium DNA harbors:
- a CDS encoding insulinase family protein, translating to MNQSRNTFLCLLVTFSLLFTYFTDEAKGGEKIFQYPINVGVLENGLKVVSVEYDSPGLISYYTVVRTGSRNEVEEGKSGFAHFFEHMMFRGTERHSSEDFNDILKGVGADHSANTSDDRTMYHFLASSDALETIMDLESDRFQNLKYDEDDFKKEAGAVLGEYRKNITNPFMPIGEKLHDTAYQTHTYKHTTMGFLKDIEDMPNQFEHSLFFFDTYYRPNNCVIVVVGDVDHESLMALAEKYYGKWGSGPKQPEIPQESPQTEEKRVKIAWDNPTLPIIAIGYHGPAFSDREIDMPTLDVLSQVAFSQSSPLYRKLVIEEQIVEFVQGGAGDRRDATMFTIYTRVKDPANVEMVEAEIYKAIEEVKNVPVDEERLASIKSHMKYQFAMGLNSPGSIASTLAHYINLTGDPETVNRVYELYDAVTAQDIQNITKKYFTKENRTVVNLSHEGGE from the coding sequence ATGAATCAATCAAGAAACACATTTTTGTGTCTACTCGTTACGTTCTCCCTATTATTTACCTATTTCACAGACGAAGCTAAAGGCGGAGAAAAAATCTTTCAATATCCGATAAATGTAGGGGTTTTAGAGAACGGACTAAAGGTAGTTTCAGTTGAATACGACAGTCCCGGACTCATATCGTATTACACAGTTGTGCGCACAGGCTCTCGAAATGAAGTAGAAGAGGGTAAATCGGGCTTCGCGCATTTTTTTGAACATATGATGTTTCGCGGAACGGAAAGGCATTCTTCGGAAGATTTTAATGATATACTTAAGGGAGTGGGAGCAGATCATAGTGCCAATACTTCCGATGATCGGACTATGTATCATTTCTTGGCCAGCTCCGATGCGCTTGAGACGATTATGGATCTGGAGTCAGACCGTTTCCAGAACTTGAAATATGATGAGGATGATTTTAAAAAAGAAGCAGGCGCGGTTCTTGGCGAATATAGAAAAAACATAACAAATCCGTTTATGCCGATTGGGGAAAAATTACACGATACCGCTTATCAAACTCATACTTATAAGCATACGACGATGGGTTTTCTAAAAGACATTGAGGATATGCCGAATCAATTTGAGCATAGTCTGTTTTTCTTCGACACATATTACAGACCGAATAATTGTGTCATAGTTGTTGTGGGAGATGTTGACCATGAATCTTTGATGGCGCTGGCGGAAAAATATTATGGGAAATGGGGGAGTGGACCGAAGCAGCCTGAAATTCCTCAGGAATCACCTCAAACAGAGGAAAAAAGAGTAAAGATAGCGTGGGATAATCCCACACTGCCGATAATTGCGATTGGTTATCATGGTCCCGCATTCAGCGACAGAGAAATCGATATGCCCACGCTTGATGTGCTCTCGCAAGTAGCGTTCTCGCAATCTTCACCTCTATATAGAAAACTCGTGATAGAGGAACAGATAGTGGAATTTGTGCAGGGCGGCGCCGGAGACAGAAGGGATGCAACGATGTTTACGATTTACACGAGGGTGAAAGACCCGGCAAATGTTGAAATGGTAGAAGCGGAAATATATAAAGCTATCGAAGAAGTAAAAAATGTTCCTGTTGACGAAGAACGTCTCGCATCAATTAAATCCCATATGAAGTACCAATTTGCTATGGGCTTGAACAGTCCGGGCAGCATAGCTTCTACTCTCGCTCACTATATTAATCTAACAGGAGATCCGGAGACCGTGAACCGGGTATATGAACTTTATGATGCCGTCACAGCTCAGGATATACAAAATATCACGAAAAAATATTTCACCAAAGAGAATAGAACTGTAGTTAATTTAAGCCACGAAGGAGGTGAGTGA
- a CDS encoding tyrosine-type recombinase/integrase, with the protein MYRQVPRAVQYIIKQACKEAGISTDVSPHSLRHYALSNLLSEDYDIFTIQVFAGYSQLATTARYLHKLNNENRYRAEFLRKNTLIGKLSLNIN; encoded by the coding sequence ATTTATAGACAGGTACCGAGGGCAGTCCAGTATATCATCAAACAGGCCTGTAAGGAAGCTGGAATATCAACAGATGTCTCTCCTCACAGCTTAAGGCATTATGCGTTGAGTAATCTGCTGAGTGAAGACTATGATATATTTACAATTCAGGTGTTTGCGGGGTATAGTCAGCTCGCAACAACCGCTAGATACTTGCATAAACTAAACAACGAAAACCGATACAGAGCTGAGTTTCTTCGCAAAAATACTCTTATCGGAAAATTATCATTAAATATAAATTAA
- a CDS encoding sigma-70 family RNA polymerase sigma factor, translated as MGYMELYTGLERHSDRISRGDKDLKQDLLCLTYTNYRSKLSRGTELTIGELVNFMQLRAGELRQGKLLYFGNRGHQGSKDVYSKVRYYNGDVKILHLDGVVGTDDLLMDSFHRRAAPIADKIAFRIDFQNFLTNLSERDRSILIKRMEGYQLKELSSLFNSTPSGISKRLRRIGKEITVSLSIPKDLAISFGVA; from the coding sequence ATGGGATACATGGAATTGTATACAGGTTTAGAGAGGCATTCTGATAGAATATCGAGAGGTGATAAAGATCTTAAACAAGATCTCCTATGTCTTACGTATACAAATTATCGTAGTAAACTTTCAAGGGGAACTGAGCTTACGATTGGAGAATTAGTAAATTTCATGCAGCTCAGGGCTGGTGAACTCAGACAAGGTAAACTTCTGTATTTCGGAAACCGTGGTCATCAGGGTTCTAAAGATGTTTACTCAAAAGTAAGATACTACAATGGTGACGTAAAGATATTGCATTTAGATGGTGTAGTAGGAACAGATGATCTGTTGATGGACTCATTCCATAGGAGAGCGGCACCTATTGCAGACAAAATTGCGTTTAGGATAGATTTTCAAAACTTCCTAACCAATCTCTCTGAGAGAGACCGATCGATTCTAATCAAAAGAATGGAGGGCTATCAATTGAAAGAGCTCTCATCACTTTTCAATAGTACACCTTCAGGAATATCCAAACGCTTAAGGAGGATAGGTAAAGAGATTACAGTTTCATTGAGTATTCCAAAAGATCTAGCTATCTCTTTTGGAGTTGCTTGA
- a CDS encoding insulinase family protein, with translation MKVTELPSAHSPLISFRILFKSGTINEPKGKEGIAAITATVMANGGTGDMSYNDVVQALYPMAANIGQQINNEVTVFTGEVHIDHLEEFYELFKNLILNPRWDESDFKRIVDMHSNYIKNTLRSNDDENLGKVALNLFIYEGHPYSRIGPGTVKSLESLTIDDLKAYAAANYTQDNMVIGVAGGYPDGFIEKMRADFSVLRKTAPAIVELPEPKPISGIEVIIVKKDNDGAAISIGAPIDVTRSDKDFYALMVANSYLGEHRSLNGKLMVHMREDRGLNYGDYSYIENFIQDGGSHFPVPNVPRRQQFFSIWIRPVSHANALFSLKQAIRELDMLVSEGLSEEEFETTRKYLLNYSKLWVQTASRRLGYALDSDWYGTSFFIDKIAEELPKLTLEDVNAAVKKYLQSDDLKVAIVTEEAEKVRDMLLSGEKTPISYQAGSVSQELLDEDKLIESYELNINKDALKIVNAGDLYEG, from the coding sequence TTGAAAGTCACAGAGTTACCAAGCGCCCACTCACCCCTGATATCCTTTAGAATCCTGTTTAAAAGCGGGACAATCAATGAACCGAAAGGGAAAGAGGGAATCGCCGCTATCACCGCTACCGTAATGGCGAACGGTGGTACAGGGGATATGTCATATAATGATGTTGTGCAGGCTCTTTATCCGATGGCGGCAAATATAGGTCAACAGATAAATAATGAGGTGACGGTTTTTACCGGGGAAGTGCACATAGATCACCTCGAAGAGTTCTATGAACTGTTCAAGAATCTCATCTTGAATCCGCGATGGGATGAGTCGGATTTCAAACGGATTGTTGATATGCACTCGAACTACATAAAGAATACCCTGCGAAGCAATGACGATGAAAACCTCGGGAAAGTCGCTCTTAATCTGTTTATCTATGAGGGACACCCGTATAGCCGGATAGGACCGGGAACGGTTAAGTCGCTGGAATCTCTGACGATTGACGACCTCAAGGCGTACGCCGCGGCTAACTATACTCAGGACAATATGGTAATTGGAGTCGCCGGTGGATACCCCGACGGATTCATAGAAAAAATGCGAGCAGATTTTTCCGTTTTAAGGAAAACCGCTCCGGCAATTGTTGAGCTTCCTGAGCCAAAGCCTATCAGCGGCATAGAAGTAATCATAGTCAAAAAAGATAACGACGGCGCTGCAATTTCAATTGGCGCTCCAATTGATGTTACCCGTTCGGACAAAGATTTTTACGCGCTTATGGTTGCCAACTCATATCTCGGTGAGCATAGGTCGCTCAATGGTAAATTGATGGTTCATATGCGCGAAGATCGCGGATTGAATTACGGCGACTACTCTTATATAGAGAATTTTATACAGGACGGCGGAAGCCATTTTCCGGTTCCCAATGTTCCACGGAGGCAACAGTTTTTCAGCATCTGGATTCGCCCTGTTTCTCATGCGAATGCTTTATTCTCGCTGAAGCAGGCGATAAGAGAATTGGATATGCTCGTTTCCGAAGGTCTCTCTGAAGAGGAATTCGAGACTACACGCAAGTACCTGCTGAACTATTCAAAATTATGGGTTCAAACAGCAAGCAGAAGACTCGGCTATGCGCTGGATTCCGACTGGTACGGCACCAGTTTTTTCATTGATAAGATAGCTGAAGAGCTTCCGAAACTCACTCTTGAGGATGTAAACGCAGCGGTTAAGAAATATCTGCAATCCGATGACCTGAAAGTAGCTATTGTTACTGAGGAAGCGGAGAAAGTCCGGGACATGCTCCTTTCCGGAGAGAAAACACCTATCAGCTATCAGGCAGGCAGCGTGTCTCAGGAGCTGTTGGATGAGGATAAGCTGATCGAATCATACGAATTGAACATAAATAAAGATGCTTTGAAGATAGTCAATGCAGGGGACCTGTACGAAGGGTAA
- the cfa gene encoding cyclopropane fatty acyl phospholipid synthase, translating into MDIFKKYVQKRLSLNGIKINGDRPFDLQVKDDRFYRKVFLKGSLGLGESYMDGWWDCSLLDEFINRLLKITPYEKPRKLNEILLKFKSGILNMQSGLKSKEVADKHYNLGNGLFKNMLDKRMVYTCAYWDNAGNLNDAQEAKLDLVCRKIDLKSGQHILDIGCGFGSFAKYAAENYGVNVVGINISHKQIELAKILCKGLPVEIRFQNYEDVDQKFDHIISIGMFEAVGYRNFRNFMRVVSKNLKPDGLFLLHTIGSKKSSRSTDPWINKYIFPNAVLPSEKQLSAASEGFFILEDWHNFRSDYDKTLMQWHKNFIGNWENLKDQYDKRFYRMWTYYLLSMAGSFRSGKIQLWQIVYSRDGVHGGYKAVR; encoded by the coding sequence ATGGATATCTTTAAAAAATACGTACAAAAACGTCTCAGTTTAAATGGTATTAAAATTAATGGCGATCGACCATTCGACCTCCAAGTTAAAGATGACAGGTTTTATAGAAAAGTTTTTCTAAAAGGCTCCCTCGGATTGGGAGAATCGTATATGGATGGTTGGTGGGATTGTTCTCTATTAGATGAATTTATTAATAGATTATTAAAAATAACCCCGTACGAAAAACCTCGAAAGCTAAATGAAATACTACTCAAATTTAAATCGGGTATCCTAAATATGCAGTCTGGTTTAAAATCTAAAGAAGTAGCGGATAAACATTACAATCTTGGAAATGGGCTATTCAAAAATATGCTCGATAAAAGAATGGTATATACCTGTGCGTACTGGGACAATGCCGGCAATCTAAATGATGCTCAGGAGGCCAAGCTCGACTTAGTTTGCCGAAAAATTGACTTAAAATCCGGTCAACACATATTAGATATCGGTTGTGGATTTGGTAGCTTTGCTAAGTACGCAGCAGAAAATTATGGGGTGAATGTAGTAGGAATTAATATATCACACAAGCAGATTGAACTTGCCAAAATTCTTTGTAAGGGGTTGCCCGTTGAGATACGCTTTCAGAATTATGAAGACGTAGATCAAAAGTTTGATCATATAATCTCTATTGGAATGTTTGAAGCGGTCGGTTATAGAAATTTTAGGAACTTTATGAGGGTAGTATCTAAAAATCTTAAACCAGATGGTTTGTTCTTATTACATACAATAGGAAGTAAGAAATCAAGTCGATCTACAGATCCTTGGATTAACAAATACATATTTCCAAATGCTGTATTGCCTTCCGAAAAACAACTCAGTGCAGCATCGGAAGGATTCTTTATTTTGGAGGATTGGCATAACTTTAGATCAGATTATGATAAAACACTAATGCAATGGCATAAAAATTTTATCGGAAATTGGGAAAACCTTAAAGACCAATATGATAAGAGATTTTATCGTATGTGGACTTATTATCTTCTTAGCATGGCTGGCTCATTTCGATCGGGGAAAATTCAGCTCTGGCAGATTGTTTATTCGCGAGATGGAGTTCATGGTGGATATAAAGCTGTAAGGTAA
- a CDS encoding GYD domain-containing protein: MATYITLYRYTKQGIENIKESPNRLDAARELIQSMGAELKKFYMVNGQYDLVTVSEAPDAETATKIALAIASAGNVSTETMRAFTEKEYRDIVAELP, from the coding sequence ATGGCTACTTACATCACACTATATCGGTACACTAAACAGGGAATAGAGAACATAAAGGAGAGTCCCAATCGACTCGATGCTGCCCGAGAATTAATCCAATCTATGGGTGCTGAGTTGAAAAAGTTTTACATGGTGAATGGCCAATATGACTTAGTAACAGTGAGCGAAGCACCAGATGCCGAAACTGCGACAAAGATTGCTCTTGCTATCGCGTCGGCAGGTAACGTCAGCACTGAGACAATGCGGGCATTTACTGAGAAAGAATACAGGGATATAGTAGCGGAATTACCTTAG